In Zingiber officinale cultivar Zhangliang chromosome 3B, Zo_v1.1, whole genome shotgun sequence, a single window of DNA contains:
- the LOC121967094 gene encoding uncharacterized protein LOC121967094 isoform X1 has protein sequence MPDSKGHGRLVDQIFSWSMKDVLNPDFFQHKVERIPMTFDTVENYLSSFTYPLLEELREEMCSNLQTLSRVPFVKIKRLECRNRAEHIYFMVVEPSADETRSASDYKPCKGDILILSNSRPKDGCIPMMDHESYCLLEVVKDEFQLMEPQCSIVRASGYIEASIDSTNCKGKKSLFVVCLLTTITYSRIWDALNFKLAQSRNIGLIHKVLDFDPEDEMGSVAFASKPDVGGVQDIDIGLSLSKLSLNESQTNAILSCLPSDKCRNDHQSISLIWGPPGTGKTKTISGLVWLLDQLRCRTLICATTNNAVTQVASRFLKLLKESSGTRSYRLGDVVLFGNEERLRFGDDLQDVFLKYRADRLKGCFGLQTGWKDCLRSLLNFFEHATLLYTNYLDEKKIEDEKVKNLNDIKDSKGVQRITNAENPSSKSEVTFLSFVRQKFASLLQKSRECFNSLCVHMPAAALSNSCCEHIKDLLRSLECFNTFLSKKDGGNNLEKVFGSSLSLSQNNNLFGSNTNTFIMLLKMKRQCCDEIKLLERSLHLPSLFGKPIMNFCLETANLVFCTASTSAKIHKLDLKKPFKIVIIDEAAQIKECESLVPLQISSISHAVLVGDECQLPALVKSKVSENAMFGRSLFERLSKLGFKKHLLNVQYRMHPSISLFPLERFYNSKVINGPNVIKKGYTRRFLSGKMFGSYSFINIVDGTESSDSLSHSKKNNIEVVVILQILRNLRTAIMKSEKIISVGIICPYSAQVVAVEEQVRKKLSSSSNLLVKVSTVDGFQGSEEDVIILSTVRSNANGSIGFVSNLNRTNVALTRARYCLWILGNEPTLRSSRSILANIVQDAKARGCFFNAIEDKSIAKAINRAHCSPSDTESLNFHRLNISESPKKGKHMIPNSSHYGNASKYSEASKGKMPLSRNLNSNSSCIKEEYKESIHNKSTKAIYQPKIHLVTEECKDDILRIHNSGVKLIEYKEPIQRYEEVVQIYQPTNHEFRDDIVKIDTEEPKMMPDESNDVDSFCCIPLIRNPADLNTFQPLTFLREQVSQLLTFLWEQISRS, from the exons ATGCCCGACTCAAAAGGCCATGGCAGGCTAGTGGACCAAATCTTCTCATGGTCCATGAAGGATGTGCTCAACCCTGATTTCTTCCAGCACAAG GTGGAGAGGATTCCCATGACCTTCGATACTGTCGAGAACTACTTGAGCTCTTTTACCTATCCACTCTTGGAAGAACTACGCGAAGAAATGTGCTCTAATCTCCAAACCCTGTCTCGTGTTCCTTTTGTCAAAATAAAGCGTCTCGAGTGCAGAAATCGCGCAGAACATATATACTTCATGGTTGTTGAACCGTCGGCTGATGAAACCAGAAGTGCAAGTGACTATAAGCCGTGCAAAGGTGACATTCTTATCTTATCGAACAGTAGGCCAAAAGATGGGTGTATTCCGATGATGGACCACGAATCATATTGCCTTCTCGAGGTAGTTAAGGATGAATTTCAATTGATGGAACCTCAATGTTCTATAGTTAGAGCATCAGGGTACATCGAGGCTTCAATAGATAGCACTAATTGCAAAGGAAAAAAAAGCCTTTTTGTGGTTTGTCTGTTGACCACCATAACATACTCTCGAATCTGGGATGCGTTGAATTTTAAGCTTGCACAGAGTAGGAATATTGGTCTTATTCACAAGGTGTTAGATTTTGATCCAGAG GATGAAATGGGTAGTGTTGCAtttgcctccaagcctgatgttGGTGGTGTCCAAGACATTGACATTGGATTGAGTTTAAGCAAATTATCACTGAATGAGTCTCAGACCAATGCCATACTGAGTTGCTTACCGTCTGACAAATGTCGCAATGATCATCAATCCATAAGCCTTATTTGGGGGCCTCCTGGTACTGGAAAGACCAAAACAATCAGTGGTTTAGTGTGGTTATTAGATCAACTGAGATGTAGGACACTTATTTGCGCGACTACAAATAATGCTGTAACACAAGTTGCATCGCGCTTCTTGAAGCTACTGAAGGAATCCTCTGGGACCAGATCATACCGCTTGGGTGATGTGGTTTTGTTTGGCAATGAAGAAAGGTTGAGATTTGGTGATGATCTGCAAGATGTGTTTCTCAAATACCGAGCAGATAGGCTAAAAGGGTGCTTTGGATTACAAACTGGCTGGAAAGATTGCCTTAGATCATTACTAAATTTCTTTGAACATGCAACATTGTTGTACACAAATTATTTGGATGAAAAGAAAATTGAGGATGAGAAGGTCAagaatttaaatgatataaagGATAGCAAAGGGGTTCAAAGAATTACAAATGCTGAGAATCCATCGAGTAAGAGTGAGGTGACTTTTCTATCATTCGTTAGGCAAAAATTTGCATCTCTTTTACAGAAATCCAGAGAGTGTTTCAATAGCTTGTGTGTTCATATGCCAGCAGCTGCTTTGTCGAATTCTTGCTGTGAGCACATAAAGGATCTTCTTCGTTCGCTTGAATGCTTTAACACTTTTCTCTCAAAGAAAGATGGAGGCAATAATCTTGAGAAAGTATTTGGATCCAGTCTGTCTTTATCTCAAAATAACAATTTATTTGGTAGCAACACCAATACCTTTATCATGCTACTTAAGATGAAAAGACAATGTTGTGACGAAATAAAATTACTCGAGCGGTCGTTACATCTACCTTCACTCTTTGGCAAGCCCATCATGAATTTCTGCTTGGAAACAGCCAACCTCGTTTTCTGTACAGCATCAACGTCTGCCAAGATACACAAATTGGATTTAAAGAAACCATTTAAGattgttattattgatgaagcaGCACAGATAAAAGAATGTGAATCATTAGTACCCTTGCAGATCTCTTCTATAAGCCATGCTGTTCTTGTTGGTGATGAATGTCAATTGCCTGCTCTTGTCAAAAGCAAG GTCTCAGAAAATGCAATGTTTGGTAGGAGTCTATTTGAAAGGTTGAGTAAATTAGGATTCAAGAAACACCTTCTGAATGTGCAGTATCGCATGCATCCATCTATCAGCTTGTTTCCTCTTGAAAGATTCTATAACTCCAAAGTAATCAATGGACCAAATGTCATTAAGAAGGGCTACACAAGAAGATTTCTTTCTGGAAAGATGTTTGGATCCTACTCTTTCATAAATATTGTAGATGGAACCGAGAGTTCTGACAGCCTTAGTCACAGTAAGAAAAACAACATAGAAGTTGTTGTTATCTTGCAAATTCTTAGAAACCTTCGTACAG CAATCATGAAAAGTGAGAAAATAATTAGTGTTGGCATTATCTGTCCTTACTCTGCACAAGTTGTTGCTGTTGAGGAGCAGGTAAGGAAAAAGCTTTCATCGAGCTCAAACCTGCTTGTTAAAGTTAGCACGGTCGATGGGTTTCAAGGTAGTGAGGAAGATGTTATCATACTTAGCACAGTGAGATCGAATGCTAATGGTTCAATTGGGTTCGTTTCTAATCTTAATCGCACAAATGTTGCACTGACTAGAGCAAG ATATTGCCTTTGGATATTGGGTAATGAACCTACATTAAGAAGTAGTCGATCAATATTGGCAAATATAGTACAAGATGCAAAGGCTCGTGGCTGCTTTTTTAATGCTATTGAGGATAAGAGCATTGCTAAAGCAATCAATAGAGCACATTGTTCCCCAAGCGATACAGAGTCCCTTAACTTCCACCGCCTAAACATTAGTGAAAGTCCAAAGAAG GGTAAACATATGATTCCAAACTCTAGTCATTATGGTAATGCATCGAAATATTCTGAAGCTTCTAAAGGAAAAATGCCTCTCTCAAGGAACCTGAATTCAAATAGTTCATGCATCAAAGA GGAATACAAGGAGTCAATTCATAATAAATCTACTAAAGCTATCTATCAGCCCAAAATCCATCTTGTGACTGAAGAATGCAAAGACGATATTCTAAGAATTCATAATTCTGGAGTAAAATTGAT TGAATACAAAGAGCCAATCCAGAGATATGAAGAAGTTGTGCAGATCTATCAGCCTACAAATCATGAATTCAGAGATGACATTGTTAAAATTGATACTGAAGAACCGAAAATGAT GCCAGATGAATCTAATGATGTTGATAG TTTTTGCTGCATTCCCCTTATTAGGAACCCTGCTGATTTGAATACTTTCCAACCACTCACCTTCTTGCGGGAACAAGTTTCGCAACTACTCACCTTCTTGTGGGAACAAATAAGTCGGTCATAA